From one Catellatospora sp. IY07-71 genomic stretch:
- a CDS encoding aspartate aminotransferase family protein translates to MSTDDLLARHRAVLPNWINPLYAEPIELVSGAGCRVTDAAGRTYLDFFGGVLTTMIGYDVPEISDAVRAQLDKGIAHSSTLYLIRKQVELAEKIAKVSGIPDAKVFLANSGTEANDTALLLATQFRRSNQILAVRNSYHGRSFAALAVTGQRSWSATSLSPVNVSYLHSGDRLRGVFAGLSDAEYIARSVADLREVLATTTAGDVACLIAEPIQGVGGFVAPPDGYFKAIKEVLDEHGILWVSDEVQTGWGRTGEHFWGYQAHDAVPDMLTFAKGIGNGFTLGGVVARGDVMDCLSAVSFNTFGGNPVSASAGQAVLDYVLSHDLQANAARVGGLLHTGLRELGSPIVAEVRGRGLMLALELVRPGTLDPAPELAVKVLEETKANGLLVGKGGLYGNVIRMGPPLTLTEAEAKEGLDILAGALARAYEQATRA, encoded by the coding sequence ATGAGCACCGACGATCTGCTCGCCCGCCACCGCGCCGTGCTGCCCAACTGGATCAACCCGCTGTATGCCGAGCCGATCGAGCTGGTGTCCGGCGCGGGCTGCCGGGTCACCGACGCCGCCGGGCGCACATACCTTGATTTCTTCGGCGGCGTGCTGACCACGATGATCGGCTATGACGTCCCGGAGATCTCCGACGCGGTGCGCGCCCAGCTCGACAAGGGCATCGCCCACTCCTCGACGCTGTACCTGATCCGTAAGCAGGTCGAGCTGGCCGAGAAGATCGCGAAGGTGTCCGGCATCCCGGACGCGAAGGTGTTCCTGGCCAACTCCGGCACCGAGGCCAACGACACCGCGCTGCTGCTGGCGACCCAGTTCCGCCGCAGCAACCAGATCCTGGCCGTGCGCAACAGCTACCACGGCCGCAGCTTCGCCGCGCTCGCCGTGACCGGCCAGCGCAGCTGGTCGGCGACCTCGCTGTCCCCGGTGAACGTCAGCTACCTGCACTCCGGTGACCGGCTGCGGGGCGTGTTCGCGGGCCTGTCCGACGCCGAGTACATCGCGCGTTCGGTGGCCGATCTGCGCGAGGTGCTGGCCACCACCACCGCCGGCGACGTGGCCTGCCTGATCGCCGAGCCGATTCAGGGCGTGGGCGGGTTCGTCGCGCCGCCGGACGGCTACTTCAAGGCGATCAAGGAGGTGCTGGACGAGCACGGCATCCTCTGGGTCTCCGACGAGGTGCAGACCGGCTGGGGCCGGACCGGCGAGCACTTCTGGGGCTACCAGGCACACGACGCGGTGCCGGACATGCTGACCTTCGCCAAGGGCATCGGCAACGGCTTCACCCTGGGCGGCGTGGTGGCCCGCGGCGACGTGATGGACTGCCTGAGCGCCGTCTCGTTCAACACGTTCGGCGGCAACCCGGTCAGCGCCTCGGCCGGGCAGGCGGTGCTCGACTACGTCCTGTCGCACGACCTGCAGGCCAACGCGGCCCGGGTGGGCGGCCTGCTGCACACCGGGCTGCGCGAGCTGGGCTCGCCGATCGTGGCCGAGGTGCGCGGCCGGGGCCTGATGCTGGCGCTGGAGCTGGTCCGCCCCGGCACCCTGGACCCGGCGCCGGAGCTGGCGGTCAAGGTGCTGGAGGAGACCAAGGCCAACGGCCTGCTGGTGGGCAAGGGCGGCCTCTACGGCAACGTGATCCGGATGGGCCCGCCGCTCACGCTGACCGAGGCGGAGGCCAAGGAGGGCCTGGACATCCTGGCCGGCGCGCTGGCCAGGGCATACGAGCAGGCGACCAGAGCGTGA